The Roseibaca calidilacus genome has a window encoding:
- a CDS encoding helix-turn-helix domain-containing protein has translation MTDTLAYPIRSLRQAGAVLRARRSDRQISQKQLGEITGTAQSTISDIENGVVSVSLDVYLRLLEALGAELSATDRIAGQRQD, from the coding sequence ATGACCGATACTCTCGCATACCCCATTCGAAGCCTGCGCCAAGCTGGGGCCGTTCTGCGTGCCCGCCGGTCTGACCGCCAGATCAGCCAGAAGCAACTAGGCGAGATTACAGGGACGGCGCAGTCCACCATATCGGATATAGAGAACGGTGTCGTATCCGTCAGCCTCGATGTCTACCTGCGCCTCTTGGAGGCCTTGGGCGCGGAACTGTCCGCGACGGATCGTATAGCTGGCCAGCGGCAGGACTAA
- a CDS encoding DNA cytosine methyltransferase, which produces MNVNVAPDCRTSGADEARSEWWQGFLKGSHRWDDPSKVPLQVVDLFCGSGGFGLGAALAASCFGRRAVFQAIADADAPAMDVYARSLPVRAKISDSLATIVDYSVDRVDADPVFDYPPELLHNALAAEVGTTDLLIAGPPCQGHSNLNNHTRRDDPRNDLFVATAAIAVALGAQVVVIENVPGVLRSHSDVVDLARRLLRSEGYAVADRVVRMDELGGWQTRARYFMVAVLDGDQEILERTLNGSSGKKTDLLMDRQPPKDVLWAIGDLADKVGNSVFEAPPVQGAENARRIDYLFDEELYDLPNSERPDCHKDGTTYTSVYGRMHPVKPAPTITTGIGTPGQGRFIHPTRRRLITPHEAARIQCFPDGYGFTDNGEGPPRKALAKWIGDAVPPYLGMSVVCAALSVLSEKAPCFPWE; this is translated from the coding sequence ATGAATGTGAACGTGGCACCTGACTGCCGCACTTCCGGAGCCGACGAGGCTCGTTCGGAGTGGTGGCAAGGATTCTTAAAGGGCTCCCATCGTTGGGACGATCCTTCAAAGGTGCCATTGCAAGTCGTTGACTTATTTTGTGGTTCTGGTGGCTTTGGGTTAGGCGCCGCACTAGCGGCTTCTTGCTTCGGACGGCGGGCAGTATTCCAGGCTATCGCAGATGCGGATGCTCCTGCGATGGATGTATATGCTCGCTCGCTGCCCGTGCGGGCGAAGATCTCGGACTCACTCGCGACCATCGTCGACTACTCGGTTGATCGTGTGGATGCAGACCCCGTTTTCGACTATCCTCCGGAGCTCTTGCACAACGCTCTAGCTGCGGAAGTCGGAACGACCGACCTCCTTATTGCCGGCCCCCCATGCCAGGGCCACTCGAACCTCAACAATCATACGCGGCGGGATGATCCTCGGAATGATCTTTTCGTGGCAACCGCCGCAATTGCAGTCGCGTTGGGCGCTCAGGTTGTAGTCATTGAGAATGTGCCGGGAGTTCTTCGCTCGCATAGTGATGTAGTGGATTTGGCACGGCGTCTTCTCCGTTCCGAGGGTTATGCGGTCGCTGATAGAGTCGTCAGAATGGATGAACTGGGGGGCTGGCAAACGCGAGCCCGTTACTTCATGGTTGCCGTTCTCGATGGCGATCAAGAAATCCTTGAGCGAACTTTGAACGGTAGTTCTGGGAAGAAAACAGACTTACTGATGGATAGGCAGCCGCCGAAAGATGTCCTATGGGCTATCGGAGACCTTGCAGACAAAGTTGGAAACAGTGTTTTCGAAGCCCCTCCTGTCCAGGGGGCCGAGAATGCCCGACGTATAGATTATTTGTTTGATGAAGAGCTATACGATCTGCCGAATAGTGAGCGCCCAGACTGCCATAAAGACGGAACCACCTATACCTCGGTCTACGGACGGATGCACCCGGTCAAACCTGCGCCTACGATCACTACGGGAATTGGGACGCCTGGTCAGGGCCGTTTCATTCATCCGACCAGGCGTCGTCTTATCACGCCGCACGAAGCTGCCCGCATTCAGTGCTTTCCGGATGGCTATGGGTTCACCGACAATGGGGAAGGTCCGCCAAGGAAAGCTCTCGCGAAGTGGATAGGTGATGCCGTTCCGCCATATCTTGGAATGTCGGTTGTTTGCGCAGCCCTTTCGGTATTGTCCGAGAAAGCTCCGTGCTTTCCATGGGAGTGA
- a CDS encoding type II toxin-antitoxin system HipA family toxin — protein sequence MARIARAGRRTRQSKTAVWYERARVGTLTRATDGAIAFSYDPDWLASEAAFPVASALPLTKLKWQGDPVIAAFDNLLPDAEGELRENIAARVGAQGKDVFSLLSVLGRDCVGALQFLPVDEAPSEQDMQYRIISEEEMVADLKNLAAAPLALSEDEDFRISIAGAQEKTAYLRINGQWAKPRGITPTSHIFKTPMGIIPGPEQIDLSDSVENELFCMTLAREIGLPVAHVEKLTLPGQVVLSVERFDRVWHGDTLKRLPQEDICQSLGYPSAMKYQRLGGPGIAQIMELLRESDTPIEDRETFFRAQIFFFLIGASDGHAKNFSLRLGRRARFTLAPLYDILSVAPVVRAGRLQRKRYRLAMSIDGHYGIDEIVPRHFEAEGRAAGLPKGRALELLQDMTDRLGPALERTLLAVGDQVPAAVSEPIASDAMQRAAQMRDLF from the coding sequence ATGGCAAGGATCGCTCGTGCTGGTCGCCGCACACGCCAAAGCAAGACAGCAGTCTGGTACGAAAGGGCGAGGGTGGGAACGCTGACCCGCGCAACGGATGGTGCCATCGCCTTCTCCTACGATCCTGACTGGCTGGCGTCCGAGGCCGCTTTTCCGGTTGCCAGCGCCCTGCCGCTTACCAAGCTCAAATGGCAGGGCGATCCGGTTATTGCCGCCTTCGACAACCTCTTACCCGATGCCGAAGGCGAGCTGCGCGAGAACATCGCCGCGCGCGTCGGGGCGCAGGGCAAGGATGTGTTCTCTCTGTTGTCTGTGCTGGGGCGCGACTGTGTCGGTGCGCTGCAATTTCTGCCGGTGGACGAGGCCCCATCCGAACAGGACATGCAGTATCGCATAATTTCGGAAGAAGAGATGGTCGCCGACCTGAAGAATCTCGCCGCCGCGCCGCTCGCCTTGAGTGAAGACGAGGATTTCCGGATTTCCATCGCAGGCGCGCAGGAAAAGACGGCTTATTTGCGTATTAATGGCCAATGGGCCAAGCCGCGCGGCATCACGCCGACCAGCCATATCTTCAAGACGCCCATGGGCATCATTCCCGGCCCTGAGCAGATCGACCTGAGCGACAGCGTCGAGAACGAGCTGTTCTGCATGACCTTGGCGCGCGAAATCGGCCTGCCCGTCGCGCATGTCGAAAAGCTCACATTGCCCGGGCAGGTCGTTCTGTCCGTCGAGCGGTTCGACCGCGTCTGGCACGGCGACACCCTGAAACGCCTGCCGCAAGAGGATATCTGCCAGTCGCTGGGCTATCCTTCTGCCATGAAATACCAGCGGCTGGGCGGCCCCGGCATTGCGCAGATCATGGAGCTTTTGCGGGAATCCGACACGCCCATCGAAGACCGGGAGACGTTCTTCCGGGCGCAGATCTTCTTCTTCCTGATCGGGGCCTCGGACGGGCATGCCAAGAACTTCAGCCTGCGTCTGGGGCGTCGGGCGCGGTTCACGCTCGCGCCCCTCTATGACATCCTGAGCGTCGCCCCGGTCGTCCGCGCCGGACGCTTGCAGCGCAAGCGCTACCGCCTCGCCATGTCGATCGACGGCCATTACGGCATCGACGAGATCGTGCCCCGCCACTTCGAGGCCGAGGGCCGCGCGGCGGGTCTGCCCAAGGGCCGCGCCCTGGAGCTGTTGCAGGACATGACAGATCGGCTGGGCCCCGCGCTGGAGCGGACGCTTCTGGCGGTGGGCGATCAGGTCCCGGCGGCGGTCAGCGAGCCGATCGCAAGCGATGCGATGCAGCGGGCGGCGCAGATGCGGGACCTGTTTTAG